One part of the Bacillus sp. FJAT-45350 genome encodes these proteins:
- a CDS encoding alpha/beta hydrolase family protein — MIYELTYISDGLKVKGYLGIPSTYSLSIKELREHLKTVYKRSDLTVKVISNSIRVNTETIDNASLPVLIYCRGGIGKYGRVKMEWVEEYTSYGYIVFAPTYRGNEGSEGRDEFGGADREDVFAGYRLLQSFSFIDSSDISVMGFSRGSINATLLSIKEPTIRNLILWSGVSDLTDTYEERVDLRRMLKRVIGGTPNKLPDSYQSRSPIKLVEKIQCPVLIIHGTEDEQVLYSHGIKMYNQLNSLDKEVDIQKYSDYGHHYPLPVHNKAVKGMFQWISERERE; from the coding sequence ATGATTTACGAGCTTACATATATATCTGATGGGTTAAAGGTAAAGGGATATCTAGGTATTCCAAGTACATATAGTCTTTCAATTAAAGAACTAAGAGAACATCTAAAAACAGTTTATAAACGTTCTGATTTAACTGTGAAGGTCATATCTAATTCTATACGAGTAAATACAGAAACTATCGATAATGCTTCATTGCCTGTGCTAATTTATTGTAGAGGCGGGATAGGTAAGTATGGACGTGTGAAAATGGAGTGGGTAGAGGAATATACATCCTATGGCTATATAGTGTTTGCACCAACCTATAGAGGTAATGAAGGTAGTGAAGGGCGAGATGAATTTGGTGGGGCTGATAGGGAGGATGTCTTTGCTGGGTATAGGCTTCTTCAAAGCTTTTCATTTATCGACTCGAGCGATATCTCAGTAATGGGATTTTCGCGAGGTTCTATTAATGCAACATTACTTAGTATTAAAGAGCCTACAATACGTAATTTAATCCTTTGGAGTGGCGTTTCTGATTTAACAGATACGTATGAAGAGAGAGTAGATTTACGAAGAATGTTAAAACGAGTTATTGGGGGTACGCCAAATAAACTTCCAGATTCATATCAATCACGTTCTCCAATTAAGCTAGTAGAAAAAATACAGTGTCCTGTTCTTATTATTCATGGAACAGAGGATGAACAAGTTTTATATAGCCATGGGATAAAGATGTATAATCAATTGAACAGTTTAGATAAAGAAGTTGATATCCAAAAATATTCAGACTATGGACATCATTACCCACTACCTGTACATAATAAAGCGGTAAAAGGCATGTTTCAGTGGATAAGTGAGAGGGAAAGAGAGTAA